The sequence below is a genomic window from Sardina pilchardus chromosome 9, fSarPil1.1, whole genome shotgun sequence.
ATTGGGCTAGACATGGTTGCTTAACTTTGACATGGCTAAAGTGACTTACAAAGGATCTAGGTTCCCCTTGCCTGTCAGCAGATCGAGTTTGACTCACCTGGGGGAAAGGCATCAACCCCATGACGCTCCTGGATGTGGTTACCGTGGTGATATGCTACATACTCTTATAAGGAGGAGGCCGGACCAGTTTATATGGCAGAAGACCTGGTTGGTGTACACATTGCTTTTCTGGACTGACTTCAATGGCATGGCCATCATTTTAAAGGATTTGTCGGGATAGGACTGAATTCATTCACTTTCTTGGGGCTAAAGCAGAAACAGAAGTCTGGATGACCATTTTTCACCTTGATGTATAATAGATGAAGTTTAGACCGCTATTTCACGTTATAGTCTTTCAAATTATGCTATGAAACTAGGCCTTTTTGACTATCGAAAAGAGGCCCCTCTGGTTCGGGCCATGGAGGAGATGCAAGCGACCGTGGAGCCCATTGGTATGGGTCTCCGGATCCAGGTGTCAAACATACAGACGGCGTTTTACATCATACTGGTTGTGATTGGGATCCTGGGAAATGCGGCGATCATTGCTGTGATTGGTGAGGGTGTTATCAGGGACCAAGGTGCAGGTCGCAGCTCGGACATGATCCTGGTGAACATGGCCTTCTCCAACCTCATGGTGTCCATCACAAGGAACGCCCTGCTGGTCATATCAGATCTGGGAGTTGAGGTAGGTGGAATGAGGCTGATTGGGAGAAGCTATATGTGCCCTTACTCAGAGCCAAGACCTAGATTAATAATAGATTCATCATTGCGTTTTGTGTAGCCTGCCTTCTGATGTGGTGATCTGGGTAACAAAGGAGATGTGATGACACAATTGTCACTTCTCCTCTGTGATGATTATTTTATAATGGCTCACTATAAATTCATGAACTGACTGCCCCACTTTGACATCCCTGCCTCTAGGCCGTGGAGAAGATCAGTCAaatggatgagagagggagttgCATTAAACTTCTTCTGAAAGGGCTTTTAAGCCTGTTTCTTGCCAACTCATGGGAAATTATTTAGTTCAAATGTGACCGAAGGGACACATGCTTAGATTATATGATACTTTTTCAAAAGTAGGCCTGCCCCGCCAATTGGACATACAATCTCAGGGTTGTAACCTACATATACTGTTTACATAGTTTTcacactgtttttatttctacAATACTACCTGCTCTATTGCGAAGGTCACTGGATTATGACTGCAAATGCTTACTCTGTCTTTTCTATATTCTATTGATATGATCACTGGATTATGACTGCAAATGCTTCTTACTCTGTCTTTTCTATATTCTATTGATATGATCACTGGATTATGACTGCAAATGCTTCTTACTCTGTCTTTTCTATATTCTATTGATATGATCACTGGATTATGAATGCAAATGCTTCTTGCTCTGTCTTGATATGATATATTCTATTGATATGATCACTGGATTATGACTGCAAATGCTTCTTACTCTGTCTTTTCTATATGATATTGATATGATCTCtctggcccctctctctcctgtctgatGACGCTAGCTGTACTCATCCAAGGAATGGTGCCAGTTCCTCATGGGCCTGTGGGTGTGGCTGCGCTCCGTAAACGTGTGGTCCACCTTCTTCCTCAGCGCGTTCCATTTCCAGACCCTCCGGCGCATCACTCCCATCTCTGCCAACAGAGGCCCGTCCAAATTTGTGTTCTTCGTCTTTGCCATCATCTGGATCATCAACCTGCTGTATGCCGTCCCTGCTTTTATCTTTTCAACCAATGGGAGCAGGAACTCAACAGAGGTATGTGGCCagtatgtattgtgtgtcccTCACAACACCATACACAGAGCTgaagatatacagtacaaggCCAGAACATGTCTGTTCTTCAGTAAAACTGGTGTTGTTCTTCCTGATGCTGGCAACGGGTGTGCTTTTGTAATAGAATATAATAGTAAAGACTTTATTGTCATGTCAGGCACAAATATTGTCTTTGGTCACAAAATAGGTCTCGAttgcatattctctctctctccctgtttctctgtctctgtctctctctcactcactcactcactcactcactcactcactcactcacacacacacacacacacacacacacacacacacacacacacacacacacacacacacacacacacacacacacacacacacacacacacacacacacacacacagtgctccaCTCCCTCCATTTTCCTTCCCCCAGACCTCCCTTCCTGCCAACCCTTCTTCTCTCAGACCAAGCTGGGCACATATGGAGTATATAGCTAACCAAACTACACTCCAATGTTTACTTCTCCACAGTTCATTAACCATAGTAGTAATTTTAGATGAAAGAGGCCTTGCAGATGTTATTGCATGGCCCTGAGGGAAGTAAAATGAACATTAAACGAACAGCACAATCGATTCTGATTCGATTACAATATCAATAGGATTTATTACAAATGAGTGTGAAAATTATATTGCAAGGTTATGATCTTGGGATGTTATATTTATCTTCTATCTTTATC
It includes:
- the LOC134092279 gene encoding olfactory receptor class A-like protein 4, whose amino-acid sequence is MGLRIQVSNIQTAFYIILVVIGILGNAAIIAVIGEGVIRDQGAGRSSDMILVNMAFSNLMVSITRNALLVISDLGVELYSSKEWCQFLMGLWVWLRSVNVWSTFFLSAFHFQTLRRITPISANRGPSKFVFFVFAIIWIINLLYAVPAFIFSTNGSRNSTETLMLVSSTTRPLLGCVWNFPSSYSGLAYATTSMVIHESLPIILMSFTNLGSLLTLYAHRRSILNTQRNPEAPVIKRVPAERRAAKVILALIMLFISSWGTSIISVNYFNYNRGSSTEFLLIIARFANITFIALSPIVLAVGHRRLRAVLKAMISY